The sequence GTCGTTGATACCGTGAGTCCGGTCGTCACGATGTTCGTCCCCGTTTCGGAGGTGCTGACCCCGGTCAGGCTGGTCGACGTGCCCTTCAGCGAGACACTGTTCACGTCCTTCGACGATGCCGTGCCGTTGACCTCCGAATGCGCGTCTCCGCTGGTGATCTTGACGGTATCGCCCACGTGCACGCCCTTCGCGTCGCCGAACACGACGGACGTCGACGCGCCCTGCACGGTGCTCACCGACGCGGTGACGAACGGGTCCGTGAGCACCGCCACGATTTCCTGCAACGTCTTCGCGACGTTCGCCGCGAGCGCCTGCCATCCGCCCGCGCGCTGCATCTGGCGCTGCTGCTTCAACTGCTGATAGGGCTGGTGTTGCCGCTGATGTTGCTGGTGTTGCTGTTGATGTTGCTGCTGCTGTCCCGACGGTTGCCGGGAAGCCGCCGCCGGCTGCCCCGACGCCGCCGGGCTGGCCGCGCCGCCCGTGCGCAGCAGGTCGATCAGCCGCTCCAGCGGCGAGCGCGTCGACATCACCGGCATCAGGTCGACGCCGACGAGCGTCAGGTGCTTGCGCCCGACGGCAGTCGTCGCGTCGCGCTCGACCGATACGTCGTAATTGCGCTCCGCATGCAGCTTGACCTGCTCCTCGCCCGCCTTGTCCTCGAAGCGCAGCATGTTCGCGTTCTCGCCGCCGCCCGCGGGCGAGCGCGTCATGAAGCCGCTTTGCGTCGCGTTCTCCGGCAACGGCCACGGCGGCATGTGCAGCGCGTTGTATACCTGCCCCGTCACGAGCGGCCGGTCCGGGTCGCCGTGCTCGAAATCGACGACCACTTCGGAGCCCACACGCGGAATATTGACGCCGCCGTAATTGTTGCCCGACCACGCATAGGAAACGCGCACCCAGCACGACGAGTTCTGATCGTCGACGAGCGAACGGTCCCAGTGGAATTTCAGCTTCACACGGCCGTACTGGTCCGTCCAGATGTCCTGCCCTCGCGGGCCGGTGACGATCGCCGTCTGCGGCCCGCGCGTGCGCGGCTTGCGCACCGTGCGCGGCGGCCGGAACGCGGTGGTCGCCGGCTGCGCGACGAACGACGTGTCGATCCGATATGCGCCCGGCCCCGACGCGCCGACCGTCTCCGTCGCCTCGAACGTCGCGCCGATCACCAGATACTCGCGGTTCGCGCTCGCGTGCGGATGGCCCGCGAGCGCGAATGTCGTGCCGCACACGATGTCGCGCACGTTGCCGCCGCCCGATGCGCGCTCGCCCCGCGCGCGCGTCTGTTCCATGCGCACGCGCGCGAGGTGCTCGCCGTGCTCGCGCGCCGTGTAGTCGCCCGGCCACTCGTAACGTTCGAGCCCGTTGTGCGCGGTGTCCCGCGGCAGCGCGTTCTCGACGCCCAGGTCCGCGTTCGGCTTCTCGAAATCGAAATCGCCCGTCGCCCAGCGGCCCGGCCGGATGTGCTCCTCGGTGCTGAACCTGTCGATGTACTCGGCGTCGATCTTGTGCCCCGGCGGGTAGTAGCGCAGCGTGCGGTATGCGGCGCTCTCCACCGGCTTGTGCGCGCCCAGGTGATCGACGAGCACCATCCGGTGCACCTGGTTCGTATGCTCGAAAAACCAGTAGATGCCGTGCTCCTGCATCAGCCGCTGGATGAACGCGAAATCGGTCTCGCCGTACTGCACCTGGTAGCCGAGCTTCGGATACCGGCCGCTCAAGCGCTTGTCGTACGAGTACGAATACGCGTTCAGCACTTCGTCGACGATCTCGTCGACGCTCCGGTTCTGGAAAATCCGGTAGTCCGAGCGCAGGTCGGCCAGGTAGATCCACGGCCGCATCGTCAGCCGGTAGCGGCACTGCCGGTTCAGTTGGCCCTCGAAGCGCGCGCCGGTCACGATGCCGCTGATCTCGCGCGCGCCCGCGCCGATATTGGCCGCGCCCGCCATGCCCGGCATGCCGGGCACGAACGAGCCCATGCCTTCGAGCTGCACGGTTACGGTCAGCGCCTTGCCGATCATCGCCTTCAGATCGAGATTCGCGGCCCGCTCGTGCGCGAGCAACGGGTCCGGCGGCGTCAGGCAATCAAGCGTGTACGAATAGATTTCCGATA is a genomic window of Burkholderia mallei ATCC 23344 containing:
- a CDS encoding type VI secretion system Vgr family protein; protein product: MPNFSAARTVTVSGPAVPTTPVGEPALELSAIRGDETLSEIYSYTLDCLTPPDPLLAHERAANLDLKAMIGKALTVTVQLEGMGSFVPGMPGMAGAANIGAGAREISGIVTGARFEGQLNRQCRYRLTMRPWIYLADLRSDYRIFQNRSVDEIVDEVLNAYSYSYDKRLSGRYPKLGYQVQYGETDFAFIQRLMQEHGIYWFFEHTNQVHRMVLVDHLGAHKPVESAAYRTLRYYPPGHKIDAEYIDRFSTEEHIRPGRWATGDFDFEKPNADLGVENALPRDTAHNGLERYEWPGDYTAREHGEHLARVRMEQTRARGERASGGGNVRDIVCGTTFALAGHPHASANREYLVIGATFEATETVGASGPGAYRIDTSFVAQPATTAFRPPRTVRKPRTRGPQTAIVTGPRGQDIWTDQYGRVKLKFHWDRSLVDDQNSSCWVRVSYAWSGNNYGGVNIPRVGSEVVVDFEHGDPDRPLVTGQVYNALHMPPWPLPENATQSGFMTRSPAGGGENANMLRFEDKAGEEQVKLHAERNYDVSVERDATTAVGRKHLTLVGVDLMPVMSTRSPLERLIDLLRTGGAASPAASGQPAAASRQPSGQQQQHQQQHQQHQRQHQPYQQLKQQRQMQRAGGWQALAANVAKTLQEIVAVLTDPFVTASVSTVQGASTSVVFGDAKGVHVGDTVKITSGDAHSEVNGTASSKDVNSVSLKGTSTSLTGVSTSETGTNIVTTGLTVSTTGASVSTTGFSATETLVQVAKKTQECEFIKGIKISM